One genomic window of Eptesicus fuscus isolate TK198812 chromosome 6, DD_ASM_mEF_20220401, whole genome shotgun sequence includes the following:
- the BAIAP2L1 gene encoding brain-specific angiogenesis inhibitor 1-associated protein 2-like protein 1 isoform X1, with amino-acid sequence MPRTLRPYRNSEMWERTHIILTVQATLKRYQTEHRNKLDSLEKSQAELKKIRRKSQGGRNALKYEHKEIEYIETVTSRQSEIQRFIAEGCREALLEEKRRFCFLVDKHCSFASLTQHYHLQSAELLNSKLPRWQKTCGDATKVPEEIINMIEEIKTPISTPTSWTPQPSPMVERSSMAGKDYDTLSKYPPKVPPAPSGRVVTSPLIDMFNNPATAAQNSASSEDPSLQRSVSVATGLNMMKRQKVKTIFPHTAGTNQLGFAQGDVITLLVAEEKDGWLYGEHDTSKARGWFPSSYTRLLEENAQEAVSVPSPSPAPVRSMSTVDLSEKSCAAVPIPPPDYLECLSMRAAADKRADVPKPTSTFKAPASGPETTPLNNTNGTAKHPFLSGENPFATVKLRPTVTNDRSAPIIG; translated from the exons ATGCCACGCACTTTGCGTCCCTACAGAAACTCCGAAATGTGGGAACGAACTCATATTATCCTCACTGTACAG GCCACTCTCAAAAGATACCAAACAGAACACAGGAATAAATTAGATTCTTTGGAGAAATCTCAAGCTGAATTGAAGAAGATCAGAAGGAAAAGTCAAGGAGGACGAAATGCACTCAAATACGAACACAAAGAAATTGAG TACATAGAAACCGTCACCTCTCGCCAGAGCGAGATCCAGAGGTTCATCGCGGAGGGCTGCAGGGAAGCGCTCCTGGAGGAGAAGAGGCGCTTCTGCTTCCTGGTGGACAAGCACTGCAGCTTCGCCAGCCTCACGCAGCACTACCACCTGCAG TCGGCAGAATTACTGAATTCCAAACTGCCCAGGTGGCAGAAAACCTGCGGTGATGCCACCAAAGTGCCAGAGGAAATCATCAACATGATAGAAGAAATAAAGACCCCTATCTCCACCCCAACGTCCTGGACGCCTCAGCCTTCGCCAATGGTCGAGAGAAGCAGCATG GCTGGGAAAGACTATGACACCCTTTCTAAGTATCCACCCAAGGTGCCCCCAGCTCCTTCAGGCAGAGTGGTCACCAGCCCTTTGATTGATATGTTCAATAACCCAGCTACAGCTGCACAGAATTCAG CTTCTTCGGAGGATCCCAGTTTACAGCGATCAGTGTCTGTTGCAACGGGACTGAACATGATGAAAAGGCAGAAAGTGAAAACCATCTTCCCGCACACCGCTGGCACCAACCAGCTTGGCTTCGCGCAGGGAGACGTCATCACGCTGCTCGTTGCTGAGGAGAAAGACGGCTGGCTTTACGGAGAGCACGACACCTCCAAAGC GAGGGGCTGGTTCCCGTCGTCGTACACGAGGCTGCTGGAAGAGAACGCGCAGGAGGCAGTGAGTGTGCCCTCGCCGAG CCCAGCCCCCGTGAGGAGCATGAGCACCGTGGACTTGTCGGAGAAGAGCTGTGCTGCcgtccccatcccccctcccgaTTACCTGGAGTGCTTGTCCATGCGAGCGGCCGCAGACAAGAGAGCAGATGTTCCCAAGCCCACGTCCACCTTTAAAGCCCCGGCGTCCGGACCAGAGACCACGCCTCTC